The window CCATGGTAACTAAATTTTTGACGGGGGCTAACCgcaaattgtttgttgtcaatgGCTGGTAGGTAGTAAACGTATGGCTTATTGACTTAGCAGGTGGTATACCACAGTATGTCAATGCCTACTAGCTAGTAGCATAGACTAAGCTGATGTTTTTTGACCATGTTGGGGATTTGTTTTTATATTGCAAATTTTGGATTTTGACTGAATGTGAGGCAGGTCTGTTTATCATtggaagtgtgtgtgtgtgtgtgtgtgtgtgtgtgtgtgtgtgtgtgtgtgtgtgtgtgtgtgtgtgtgtgtgtgtgtgtgtgtgtgtgtgtgtgtgtgtgtgtgtgtgtcgacaAACGTGTTTTATTACTGGGCAATGGCCTGCAGAGCTAACTTTTGAATTTCAAGGCCTGGTCAGTAAATATATTGagaaaaataattattaattaattaattgcaaaaaattagttttatttataatttatttgtcgACATAGCAACCTAGGGAGATTCTCCACGGGGACATCTGTCCAAGGAACATCCTCGTAACAGCAGCGATGAGAGCCAAACTTGGTGATCTAGGAGCCGCTCGATTCCGGGATGCTTCACTGTCAGTCGGTCTGGTCAGTCCACAATACACAGCACCAGAGAGACTCGACGTTCCAGCTCAACCGAAAAGCACAAAGACCGACATGTACAGCATGGCAGTGACCATATGCGAGCTCTTCACCTTCGTTCCTCCTGATCGTGAGTAAAGAAAAGATCAAGTCTTACTCATTCGTCAGAGAGACGTCCGTTCGTTGTGTAAGCACTTGATGAGTGATGATCCTGCCACACGACCGACAGCAGCAGAAGCTCGCGATGTTGTCAGTCAAATTTGTGAGACGGACGAGTATACAGCGTGTCCTCCTAGACGAATGGTAATCGGTAAGATGGACGGAATCAGTGAAGTTGCTCTCGTTCAGCCACATCTGGTGAAGCCCACGTGTCtttgaattttgtattttatacTTGACAATGTGTATACATGCTGGAGTGTGTATTGACGTATGAATAGCAGCAGACTTAGTCATGATTGGTGGATTTGTATTTTGCTGGTCAGCCAACTAGCGTTTTTAATAAAACAGTTTACTGTCAATTacgtgtagacagacagacaaattaacagacagacagacagacagacagacagagagcagccgcaaccagaagagaattTGAAGATCGAAAAGTACGACCAGAAGCTTTTGCCTGGATgatttcgaccaacatttgtgcctatagtcttccAACGTTTTGggtgttggggagagaaagctgaagactatttgaaataactgtcacagctatcaagagacgaagacggaaagccaaatgcatcaatcTTCAAGACATATTGGAaatctgtttttctgtgtgtctacaacgatcaaatgctagagtgactgacagaaaaatagagaagattgtttcatggtacagccacataaacataaacagttgtaggtagaaccaagccctattggcctGGTAGtgtttagttgctttgcttagaaggtgtaaaatagttaattttttgaaaatatatgtattgaaagacagacagactgacagacagacagattgattgGTGGTAGCTGGACATTCGTTTAGTATAGGATATATGTGGATATTTTAGTGtcgatttatgaaaatatactatcattgacagacagagagacagacaaactgacaagcaGTCAGTCacaaatacaacacacatacacacacacacacacacacacacacacacacacacacacacacacacacacacacacacacacactatgcaCAGGCTCACACGTCCGCACACACATCAAAGTTAATACATTAGTGCTAATTGATAAAGTGTAAAAGATTGGTATgcactgtctgtttgcttgttagctgtattctgcctgtctgtatatacataatattatattcTCATCAACTATATATATCACCATGCATAGCAATAGCGGTCATGTATTTAGTGTATGGGCAACCATAGTAATTTCACGTTTGGTTGCCCCGGGACAACCTAGAGATGAAACGATTTGTCGTACACTGCATTTTTAGTGCAAGAATCGTTTTAGGTTGATTCTAATTTTTCTAGTCTTCTGGAAATGACTACAATGCTCAACACTTGTCACAAGTGTTCTGTACCGAGATCATTCAGCACGTGACTAGACTGAACGCGCATGCGTGTAGATAGAGTCACAACAAGGTGCGCCGAACGCAAGAGTCTGATCTCCGATTGCAATCGTTTGTTGGCGATATGGCGGAGTGTAAGTGTCTAAAGTGATTCATTTGTCGTTTGCGAGTGAAATCGTAAAGATTTGCTGTGCACGTGATTGGTGTATGTCTAGCATTGCGTTGATGTGGCTTCCTAGTTATTACGTACGTGTGACCTTTTAGACAACAGATAAATGTTAAACCCCAATAGCTGGCCTCCTTAATTTTAGAAGtccaatgacgtcactggCTGGTTGCCGTTTCCATGGCAACAAACCAAAAATTGAGACTCAGACTGGACCCCAAAAGTGACACTGACCCACTCATGTATAGGGGGGGAAACACAACAGGTGATTGAACTGTGATTGTAGCtttttgaaatttgtttgtcCTCACATTGCTTTTAGATGCTCAGAGCACTCTAGATGCAGAGAGAGGATTTAGTGTCATACTTAGTCAAACTATTTGCTTTACGTTACTTTTTACTTTGtgtttatgacgtcatattaTTTTAGTGACGTGttatttgtattgatattaatgagtgGCACCATTAGCTCAGTTGGTGTCACAGTTTGATTGCCATTAGCAAAAACAGGTTGCATTTCTGCACTGGTTGTGACTATTGATTTGATGTGTTAGAATGAGTACACACATCAGACATGGGTAATAGCATAGTCTCGGCTGTTGACGATAACAGAGTTGATGAGGTTGAAAGACTCTTGCAGTCGGGATCCGTTCCTAATGCATGCGATGATCAGGTATGTTATTGACTGAATGACTCGGTTTATTGTTTGCTAATGTTACCTCACTTTAATGTAGGGAGAACCTCTACTGGTGAAGGCTTGTCGTAATGGTTTCAAGGATGTCGTTGATGTTCTGTTAAGGAGGGGAGCGGTAGTCAACAAAAGAAATCGTAAAGTAAGTGTTgagaatgaatgaatgatgacTGAATACAGAACAAGATCCTCAGCATTGTGGGCAAAACGTCCATTGGCCAGGAAACTGTTAGCCTGCCAGCTGAACGGTTTTTTTGGTTTAGCTAAATCATAGTAGAGTCTCTTGGCCCTGGTTAGTTTCTTTTAGACAtttatctgttgtgatggcaatatctctcaaatatatatgagtgaatgaatgaatgaatatgTCCTGTAACCAATTTAAGAGAACTTGGGCAATCCAGTTGGCAATGTGTCTGCAGAAGGAGAACTCGCGGTTTTTGGATTTGTATGTCATTAGAACTGTCTGACAGGCTACTACAGCCTGGAAATCTGTATTGTAgttagattttgttgtgatGGAAGTGCTTTTGACATAAATAaagtgaatgaatgaattaTTCATgtaatgcgcatgtgcaatacaACCAGAGCACATTGGTTGTACATCTCGACTTCTTCCCTGTCTGATGTTGTCAACTGCATAGTATATTAGTGTGGATCCCTAAGTAGGACGTTTAGTCTAATACCACTATAGAGTAATGCTGATCGGTTGTGTCCCTTGAGTGTCTGTGCCTGATGACTTCTATTGTCATGTGAACATGATGAATACATAATAGATACATCATGGTTAtgacctgcctgcctgcatcgGTTTGTGAGAGACTgggtgatgagaaacagacatgcaacaaataggagCCTAAGGTCTGTAGATTATTGATGCAGAAGGAACTGATGGACCAGTTTAAAGGTCATTGAATTAATTGCAGCATCAATGAAAGGAAGAGAGAATAATTACAAATATTATGGAGAAAGCCAATGGATGAGGCCATCTATTTAGATCTATAGCGATCAAAGTGTTAATTGAAGGATGGGCCAAAAAGCAAAGGAAACACTGAAAAGCATCATTTCTTGCATCACCAGTTTACATTAATAAATGATTGTGGATATTGTTGGAAAGAGGACGAGTAAAGACAGAGAAACTTAGCCAACGAGTACAAGACTTTAGCTATGCAGGGCTGTAGCTAGAATGAGGcaaaagaaaacattcacCTCCTATGATTTTCCAAGTGTGGCCACTCTAAGTCGATGCCCAAGTGTTGCCAAGACGCACAGTAGAGACAGAGTAGGTGGCTAATGGATACTGCAAAGCAAGCCATGCACTCCAAACACCAAAAGTACCTCACTTCCAGaaagttgatatcaagtaCATTTTTCAAGTTGTAAGCCTAGAATGGAGGTTGGGGAATAACTTGAAACAATGGCAGCGTAATTGGGCTGCGTCATGGGCGCGTTTGATTgtgctcttccagcctcttccaaaaaTGCTCCATGTGCAcaccctcttccaacttctacactTCTGCCGCTATAGTtgaaagagccaactctaccgactCTGCTGCTCGTTGGAAGAGCACACGCCTCTTCCAACCTTTACTAGCGCAGGAGCTGGTAAAGGTTGGAAGATCGGCGTAtcttccagactcttctggAAAAGGCTGAAAGGGTCCAATCGAACGCGTCCCATATTTCAAATTGGTCTCCTCGGATAATGAGGACTGCTTATGGTCTTGCTATGGttatacactcaaacctccctaatctgCAGCCCTAACATCCGGACAGTTGCCTAGGCTGGACACTTACCCAGCACATATCAGGTGTTGGGAACCCAAGAGtaagcactttggcaagaaactctTCATGTAGCTACACACTCAATTCTCAAGCCGGCTTGGCTATCATGTGCCAGTGTGTAGGAGAACGCGTATGTaacgtatgtaactgtagtacaaactacatatgtacacatgtacattacaagtgtgtgtacagtatccgcatactgtatgcaaaCCTGGCATGACGTTCACCAAACCTTACATTAAAATGGTCTGGATTTCAAGGatataacgtgcgttagctaTCTTTATCTTCCTGACATTTCTAGAATGCGGACAGGGGCCGGTCCCATACTGTCCGGATTAGGGAGTGTTAAGTGTACATAAATAACTGTGTAAAGAGCAGTTTGCCCTCGACACTCTTAGTATAGAAACTTTGCTGTTGTGATTTTGTATTGTCTTCATGTATTGTAATTAGTGAATCAATTTTTTGTAAGACTGACATGAATAACTGAATACAGATAATGAGATATaatgatgtgatgagatttgtTTAGGAGGACATTACATCAAATAGAAATAGTAATGAATAATAGCTGCTGTCATTGCAGGGTGAAACAGCGCTAATGACTGCAACGACTTCTGGTTCTTATGAAATAATCGTTATGTTATTACAAGCTGGTGCTGATATTAACCAGACGACTGTGGTAAGTacatttattacaaatttttgtggttgtatgtgttgatATGATGTATGAATGTTATCTACTAACTACAGTAGCTTCATTTTGTGGTTGTCGTCTGATTAAATGGTTAATCACAAAAAGTATTGATTTGCTATGACCACATTACATGTGCAGTTCAATCAATGTatatgttaaaatatatttgtttgttaacaatAGAATAGTTTAGCGAAGTGTATATGTCAGTTTCTCGGTCTGTTGATGCTGTCTATgacagtctgtctttctgtctgtatgtctgtctgtctgtctgtctgtctgtctgtctctctgtctctctgtctctctgtctctctgtatatctttgtttgtttgtttgtctgtatgtctgtctttctgtctgtctgtctgtttgtctgtctgtctgtctgtctgtctgtctgtctgtctgtctgtctgtctgtctgtctgtctctgactctttttgtctgtctgcttgtgtgtcaaTCAATCTgtctcaatctgtctgtctgtctgtctgtctgtctgcctgtctctctgtctgtctctctgtttgtttgtctgtctttctctttgtttgtttgtctctctgtctatctctctctgtctctctttttctttgtctgtctgtctgtctgtctgtctgtctgtctgtctgtcggtttgtctgtttgcttttgtttgtcagcagtcctttgtcaattttggtttattttttgtcttgttgtctcCTTCAGTCAGTCAATCTGTCATGCAGTTTGTTTATCAGTCAGTcttcttttgatgtttgtgtgcctTTTATGtatattgtgtttgtttagctttatgtttgttgttggtatGATTGTAGGCTGGAAGGACAGCACTTCATTATGCAGCTTCCAAGAATCACTCCAATATTGTCAGTCTCTTATTAGCAAATGGATGTGATGTCAATGCAGTTGGTGAGGTGAGACATGCTGCTGTAAATGTACCAGATAACATGAAATTTTGCAGTCAGTGTATGGTGACTATGTCCAAATGTATTAGCGTATATATTGTCATGTGTCAGTTATGGAAGGTGTTTGATTAATTCTGATGCtggatgttgtgtgtgttggcaGAGAGGAACAGCACTAGAAGTAGCTAAGAGATGCAACCACAGACGTGTTGTTGATATAATCACGTCGTTTGTTGCCCCTTTGgtaagtgtgtttgtttgtttgtgtgtgtgtgtgtgtgtgtgtgtgtgtgtgtgtgtgtgtgtgtgtgtgtgtgtgtgtgtgtgtgtgtgtgtgtgtgtgtgtttctattCAGTTTGAGAGATGTTATCATAATCTCATAAACAGCTAAGTACATATCATACAATTTGCTTTAGCTGTAAGTGCATTATTGGGTTGCTTAGTCTCATTGATAActcctgtactttgctttgcaGACGAGAACAAGAACACCTCTACAACAACATCCTACAGATGAAGAGCTAGTACAACAACTATTTCAACAGATAGAGCTACTGAGAGTAGAAGATGTAACTAAAGATAGAGAAATCACTCGTCAGAGACAACAAATCACTGATCTAGAGAAAGCATTGAGAGACGAACGACTGCAAAGAGAACGAGAACAATCAGGCaaagaagagagaagagagaacgAAAAGAAGGAACATCTACAGCAATTGCTAACTGAAGAACAAAGGAGAACGGCAAACATTGAGGAGTTGCTGTCTGATGCCGAAGCAGCACTCGAACGAAACAACCAAAAGAAAGAAAGCGAAGTTCTTAATATCCCTTCACACGACATTCGACTGACTGACACAGAACTAGGACGAGGATCATATGGAGGTGAGATGATTGCATTTGTTTCATATTTCTCTTTATTTGTTCTAATCGTTTGCTTGTTGATGTGTGACTAAGTTGTTTGTGCTGGATATTGGCGTGGCtgtcctgttgctgtcaaacGTCTGTACGACCATTTGGCTGCGGCTCCACGAAACGTTCACCTCTTGCAGCAAGAGGTGTGTGTAGCGTGGCGGTTGCATCATCCaaacattgctgctgtttgtggtgtcactCTGGAGTTAGAAGAGAAGAAGGCGTGGATTATCATGGAATTACAGAGCGGCTCCATGTCTGGTGTCATCGATGCATGTCATGGCGACGTTGCGCCTCTCACTCTACGAGAAACAGTTGACATGACACACGATACTTTGTGTGGACTCGACTACATTCACTCTATGGTAAGCCATGCCCCTAAGTAGCAACTAAAGTTAGTTGCAATGGCAACTAAACTATTTGCCATAgcaacaaattaaaatttacttGCCATGGTAACTAAATTTTTGACGAGGGTGCTAACCACAAATTGTTTGTTCTCAATGGCTGGTAGGTAGTAAACTTGTGGCTTATCGACTTTGCAGGTGGTATACCACAGTATGTTGATGCCTACTAGCTAGTGGCATAGACTAAGCTGATGGTTTTGACCATGTTGGAGATTTGTTTTTATATTGCAAACTTTGGATTTTGACTGAATGTgatgcatgtctgtttatcattagaagtgtgtgtgtgtgtgtgtgtgtgtgtgtgtgtgtgtgtgtgtgtgtgtgtgtttgtgtgtctgtgagtgtgtgtgtgtgtgttggtgtgtgtgtgtgtgtgtgtgtgtgtgtgtgtgtgtgtgtgtgtgtgtgtttgtgtgtgtgtctgtgagtgtgtgtgtttgtttctgtgagtgtgtgtgtttgtttttgtgattgtgtgtgtgtgtgtgtgtgtgtgtgtgtgtgtgtgtgtgtgtgtgtgtgtgtgtgtctgtttgtgtgtctgtttgtccgtttgagtgtgtgtgtgtgtgtgtgtgtgtgtgtttgtgtgtgtgtgtatgtttgtgtgtgtgtgtgtgtgtgtgtgtgtgtgtttgtgtgtgtgtgtgtttgtttgtttgtttgtgtgtgtgtgtatttgtttgtttgtttgtgtgtgcgtgtgtgtgtgtgaggctgtttgtgtgtctgtttgtttgtttgagtgtctgtgtgtgtgtgtgtgtgtgtgtgtgaggctgtttgtgtgtgaggctgtttgtgtgtctgtttgtccgtttgagtgtgtgtgtgtgtgtgtgtgtgtgtgtgtgtgtgtgtgtgtgtgtgtgtgtgtgtgtatgtttgtgtgtgtgtgtgtgcgcgcgcacgtgtgtgtgagggtgtttgtgtgtcggtttgtctgtcagtctgtttgtccgtttgagtgtgtgtatgtgtctgtgtttgtttgtttgtgtgtgtgtgtgtgtgtgtgtgtgtgtgtgtgtgtgtgtgtgtgtgtgtgtgtgtgtgtggttgtttgtgtgtgtgtgtgtgtgtgtgtgtgtgtgtgtgtgtgtgtgtgtgtgtgtgtctgtgagtgtgtgtgtgtgtgtgtgtgtgtgtgtgtgtgtgtgtgtgtctgtgagtgtgtgtgtgtgtgtgtgtgtgtgtgtgtggttgttttttttttgtgtgtgtgtgtgtgtgtgtgtgtgtgtgtgtgtgtgtctgagtgtgtgcgtgtgtgtgtgtgtgtgtgtgtgtgtgtgtgtctgtgagtgtgtgtgtgtgtgtgtgtgtgtgtgtgtgtgtgtgtgtgtgtggttgtttttgtctgtctgtgtgtgtgtgtgtgtgtgtgtgtgtgtgtgtgtgtgtgtgtgtgtgtgtgtgtgtgtgtgtgtgtgatgagatagctcagttggttagagagtcatcttatggagtgtgtacatccgggaccttaaatTGTTgtaagttcaagtcacagtgatggcgagctatggcataatttacttaagcaagaaaccaacacacatttgcttctcccGACTCAgcagtataaatgagtacctggtcattgattGGGGTCTTAAGCGGCCATctgctgtgacgtgacattaGCCACCgaggtcctggtgagacttcgggtgctcacactacagttggcttcacatgtcgatgctcctgcgagtgcctggcctggctccaggagtttgcggGCGCAaccccagagttccctgagtagctcacagggcccagctaaacagctgggggcgtgatcTCTGACAGGCAgttcctgacatttaggattgtttaggtgtgtgtgtgtgtgtgtgtgtgtgtgtgtgtgtgtgtgtgtgtgtgtgtgtgtgtgtgtgtgtgtgtgtgtgtgtgtgtgtgtgtgtgtgtgtgtgtgtgtgtgtgtgaccacaCTCAATGCCAGTTGGGCCAATGGCTACAATTGACTACTAATTTTCATCTTGTCGACATGCGTGTTTATATTACTGGGCATTGCCTGCAGAGCTAAACTTTGAATTTGAAGGCCTGGTCAGTAAAATCCCATGCTTTACACAAATTggaaaaattattattaattaattaattgcaaaaaattaattttatttataattttttgtcGTCATAGCAACCTAGAGAGATTCTCCACGGTGACATCTGTCCAAGGAACATCCTCGTAACAGCAATGATGAGAGCCAAACTTGGTGATCTAGGAGCCGCTCGATTCCGCGATGCTTCACTGTCAGTCGGTCTGGTCAGTCCACAATACACAGCACCAGAGAGACTCGACGTTCCAGCTCAACCAAAAAGCACAAAGACCGACATGTACAGCATGGCAGTGACCATATGCGAGCTCTTCACCTTCGTTCCTCCTGATCGTGAGCAAAGAAAAGATCAAGTCTTACTCATCCGTCAGAGAGACGTCCGTTCGTTGTGTAAGCACTTGATGAGTGATGATCCTGTCACACGACCGACAGCAGCAGAAGCTCGCGATGTTGTCAGTCAAATTTGTGAGACGGACGAGTATACAGCGTGTTCTCCTAGACGAATGGTAATCGGTAAGATGGACGGAATCATTGAAGTTGCTCTCGTTCAGCCACATATGGTGAAGCCCACGTGTCtttgaattttgtattttttactTGACAATGTGTATACATGCTGGACAGTGTATTAGTCTTGATTGTTGGATTTGTATTTTGCTGGTCAGGCAACTAGCGTTTTTAATAAAACAGTGTGACTATCAACTACGTGTAAGAccgccagccagccagccagccagccagacagacagacagacagaccaattgGTGGTTGCTGGACACTCTTATGATATGTGCATGTTTTAATgttgatttttaaaaatattctttattgacagacagagagacagacaaactgacaggcagacagacagacaggcacaccacacaaaacacacgcacgcactcacacacaccacacacacacacacacacacacacacatgcacacacacacacacacacacacacgcatgcacacgcacgcacacacacaccacacacacacacacacacacacacacacacacacacacacacacacactcaataCCAGTTAGcttcacgtagccagaccttaccgcgcgtcatacttccgacGCAGACCATAttacgtcacgtgactcgtGCACACAACATTCAAATCCGTTTATGTTACAATATAAATTTTCATCTCTATCTACCCACAAGTATAAGAATCATTACGTATTTCAAAGTAAATGCATAGCCAGCACAAAAGCATAAAAGTCAATCCGAAAGGAGATGGACACAACGTCCATTAGAAGCAGACTGTTTCCTTTAGCTAAAAGCAATGATCAGCATGATAACATACTCTAAATGCTAGGGGCATCTACTTTGGTAGACTTTCATAAACGTTCACACTGGGAAAGTTTGGCCTCCCCGACTGATTGAAGATCACATGTTTCAACGACAGCATTTCAAGGCCTGGTCAGTAAACATATTAggaaaaattattattaattaattaattgcaaaaaattagctttatttataatttatttgtcgTCATAGCAACCTAGGGAGATTCTTCACGGGGACATCTGTCCAAGGAACATCCTCGTAACAGCAGCGATGAGAGCCAAACTTGGTGATCTAGGAGCCGCTCGATTCCGGGATGCTTCACTGTCAGTCGGTCTGGTCAGTCCACAATACACAGCACCAGAGAGACTCGACGTTCCAGCTCAACCGAAAAGCACAAAGACCGACATGTACAGCATGGCAGTGACCATATGCGAGCTCTTCACCTTCGTTCCTCCTGATCGTGAGCAAAGAAAAGATCAAGTCTTACTCATCCGTCAGAGAGACGTCCGTTCGTTGTGTAAGCACTTGATGAGTGATGATCCTGCCACGCGACCGACAGCAGCAGAAGCTCGCGATGTTGTCAGTCAAATTTGTGAGACGGACGAGTATACAGCATGTTCTCCTAGACGAATGGTAATCGGTAAGATGGACGGAATCAGTGAAGTTGCTCTCGTTCAGCCACATCTGGTCAAGCCCACGTGTCtttgaattttgtattttatacTTGATAATGTGTATACATGCTGGAGTGTGTATTGACGTATGAATAGCAACAGACTTAGTCATGATTGGTGGATTTGTATTTTGCTGGTCAGCCAACTAGCGTTTTTAATAAAACAGTTTGACTGTCTATTACgtgtaagacagacagacaaacagacagacggacagacagacagacagacagacagacagacagacagacagacagacagagagacagacagagagcagccgcaaccagaagagaattTGAAGATCGAAAAGTACGACCAGAAGCTTTTGCCTGGATgatttcgaccaacattttgggtgttggggagagaaagctgaagactatttgaagaaactgtcacagctatcaagagacgaagacggaaagccaaatgcatcaaccttcaagacatattGCAgatctgtttttctgtgtgtctacaacgatcaaatgctagagtgactgacagaaaaatagagaagattgtttcatggtacagccacataaacataaacagttgtaggtagaaccaagccctattggcctGGGTAGtgtttagttgctttgcttagatggtgtaaaatagttcaatttttgaaaatatatgtattgacagacagacagactgacaggcagacagacagacagactgattggTGGTAGCTGGACATCCGTTTAGTATAGGATATATGTGAATGTTTTAGTGtcgatttatgaaaatatactatcattgacagacagagagacagacaaactgacaagcaGTCAgtcacaaatacacacacacacacacacacacacacacacacacacacacacacacacacacacacacaccatgcacagGCTCACTCGtccgcacacacaaacacacacacacacacacacacacacacacacacacacacacacacacacacacacacacacacatcaaagCTAATGCATTAGTGCTAATAGATGTGATAAAGTGTAAAAGATTGGTatgcactgtctgtctgtttgcttgttagctgtattctgcctgtctgtatatacataatattatattctcatcaactatatatatatatatatatatatatatatatatatatatatatatatatatatatatatatatatcaccaTGCATAGCAATAGCGGTCATGTATTTAGTGTATGGACAACCAGAGTAATTTCACGTTTGGTTGCCTCGGGACAACCTAGAGATGAAACGATTTGTCGTACACTGCATTTCTAGTGCAAGAATCGTTTTAGGTTGATTCTAATTTTTCTAGTCTTCTGGAGATGACAGTGCTCAAATCATTCAGCACGTGACTAGAGTGAACGCGC of the Corticium candelabrum chromosome 2, ooCorCand1.1, whole genome shotgun sequence genome contains:
- the LOC134176545 gene encoding ankyrin-3-like, with amino-acid sequence MGNGNSIASAVDDNNAAEVERLLQSGALPSACGVKRDPVLVKACRNGFKDVVDVLLKNGANVNEANRYGETALMTSATTGSYEIIIMLLQAGAVINQTNMAGSTALHYAAYKNHSNIVSLLLGNGCDVNAVGEGGTALEVAEACNHRRVIDIITSFVAPLTRATTPLQQSTDEELVKQLFQQVELMRAEGVSKDREITRQRQQITNLEKALRDERLQREQEQTGKEERRENEKKEHLQQLLTEEQRKTANIEELLSDAEAALERNNQRKESEVLNIPSHDIRLTDTELGRGSYGVVCAGYWRGCPVAVKRLYDHLAAAPRNVHLLQQEVCVAWRLHHPNIAAVCGVTLELEEKKAWIVMELQSGSMSGVIDACHGDVAPLTLREKVDMTHDTLCGLDYIHSMQPREILHGDICPRNILVTAAMRAKLGDLGAARFRDASLSVGLVSPQYTAPERLDVPAQPKSTKTDMYSMAVTICELFTFVPPDLHTSDMGNSIVSAVDDNRVDEVERLLQSGSVPNACDDQGEPLLVKACRNGFKDVVDVLLRRGAVVNKRNRKGETALMTATTSGSYEIIVMLLQAGADINQTTVAGRTALHYAASKNHSNIVSLLLANGCDVNAVGERGTALEVAKRCNHRRVVDIITSFVAPLTRTRTPLQQHPTDEELVQQLFQQIELLRVEDVTKDREITRQRQQITDLEKALRDERLQREREQSGKEERRENEKKEHLQQLLTEEQRRTANIEELLSDAEAALERNNQKKESEVLNIPSHDIRLTDTELGRGSYGVVCAGYWRGCPVAVKRLYDHLAAAPRNVHLLQQEVCVAWRLHHPNIAAVCGVTLELEEKKAWIIMELQSGSMSGVIDACHGDVAPLTLRETVDMTHDTLCGLDYIHSMQPREILHGDICPRNILVTAMMRAKLGDLGAARFRDASLSVGLVSPQYTAPERLDVPAQPKSTKTDMYSMAVTICELFTFVPPDREQRKDQVLLIRQRDVRSLCKHLMSDDPVTRPTAAEARDVVSQICETDEYTACSPRRMVIGKMDGIIEVALVQPHMVKPTCL
- the LOC134176246 gene encoding uncharacterized protein LOC134176246 — encoded protein: MRAKLGDLGAARFRDASLSVGLVSPQYTAPERLDVPAQPKSTKTDMYSMAVTICELFTFVPPDREQRKDQVLLIRQRDVRSLCKHLMSDDPATRPTAAEARDVVSQICETDEYTACSPRRMVIGKMDGISEVALVQPHLVKPTCL